From the genome of Acidobacteriota bacterium:
GCGCCGTAGATGGAGTTGAAGCTGAAAGAGCGCGGCTCCAGCGCGGGCACGCTGATACCGCACTGCGGACAAGCCATGCGCGAGGAGTAGAGATACTCCTCGCCCTCGACCACGGAGACGATCACCAGTCCGGAGGCGAGCTTCATCGCGGTGTTGAGGGAGTTCTCGAGCCGCTTCTCGATACCGGGCTTGACCAGCAAGCGGTCGATAACGACTTCGATGGTGTGGTTCTTGCGCTTGTCGAGCGCCACGTCCTCTTCCAGGTTACGCAGCTCGCCATCGATGCGGGCGCGCACGAAGCCGTGCTGCGCCAGCTTTTCCAGCTCTTTCTTGAACTCACCTTTGCGGCCGCGGACGATGGGCGCGAGGAGCATCACGCGGTCCTCCGCCTTCAACTGCATGATGCGCGAGACGATCTGCTCCGCCGTTTGCCGCGAGATGGGCCGGCCGCACTGCGGGCAATGCGGCGCCCCGACGGTGGCATAGAGTAAGCGCAAATAATCGTAAATCTCGGTGATCGTCCCTACGGTCGAGCGCGGGCTGCGCGAAGTAGTCCTCTGCTCGATGGCGATGGCGGGGGAGAGGCCGTCGATGGAGTCCACGTCGGGGCGTTCCATCTGGTCGAGGAACTGGCGCGCGTAAGCGGAAAGCGTTTCCACGTAGCGGCGCTGGCCTTCGGCATAGATGGTGTCGAAGGCGAGCGACGATTTCCCGGAGCCGCTCAGGCCGGTGATCACCGTGAGCGTGTTGCGCGGGATCTCGACGGAGACGTTCTTCAGGTTGTGCTGCCGCGCGCCGCGGACCGTGATCTTCTGGATGGCCATTACTTTGTTTTTGAGGGCTACACGGTGAAGCTGCTCCGCCCTCGCGTCTGACGACGCGCGGTACGGCGCGCGTCAGCCGCACTTTTGTTTTTGAGGGCTACGCGGTGAAGCTGCTCCGCCCTCGCGTCTGACGACGCGCGGTACGGCGCGCGTCAGCCGCTCACCCGGAAATCGGAGCGGCGGCGCCCCAGACGGGTCTGCCGAGCGGAACGCGCAGCTCTACTTCGTATCTTAGTGGTTACTAGCGCAGTCCGTCAAAGCAGTGCACATTGAGGAAGACGGGCATGTACCGCCGTAATCGTGACAAGCGCGCGGCGTGGCGGCAAGATACGGCGGCCACAAAACGCGGATATGCGGCAACAAGCGAGCGGCAACTCACATCTTAGGCAGAGGTTATCGGATTGCATACCATGCTCATCTCGACCACGTTCCTGCTCGTGCTGACGGCGGCGTTCTCTTTCGGCATCCTCGCCGGATATGTGGTGATCGCCGGCATCCTGCATCTGTTTGCGCGCTCGCGCCGGAATGCTGAGCCGCCGGCCGTCAGTACTCAGTACCCGGTACTCAGTACCCAGAAAAACTAAACCCCGAAGATCTGTTGCAGGAGAAGAGTCCCGCGCTGGGCACACGTGTTTCCGCTCAGCGGCGGAAGCCGCCGTATCGGTTTTAGCTGAGTACTGGGTACCGGGTACTGAGTACTCGCTACTGCGGCGGCTGATCGTCTGGGATCTCGCGGTCGGGAATCTGCGGTTGCGGCGGCGGCTGAGCGTTAGGATTCTGCTGCTGCTGCTGTTGCTGCTGCAGTTGCTGTTGTTGCTGCATCTGCTGCAACTCTTGCAGTAATTGTTCGGGCGTCTTCACCTGGCCGGGATTCTGCTGCTGCTGCTGTTGCTCGGGCCGCACCGGCTCCGGCTGCTGCACTTCCTCCGCGGGAGCTTCTTCCGGCGGCATCTCTTCGTCACCCTGCTCCTCGGGCTGTGCCTGCGCGGGGAGCCGTCCGCCGGGCTGCGTCGTCACTACGGGATACGACTGAGACGCGGTAGTGGCGCCGCCGGCCCTGGGCATGAGCACCACGCGCGCAACGGCGGCGGGATCGGTGGCCGAGCCGAGGATGGCAAAGTTGAAGCGCGAGCCCTCAAACAACGCAGCCAGAACGTCTTTGGGCGCGCCCGGTCCGAGCTTGGCGTAGACGCGGTCCGTGCTGGAGACCCCTGTCATGTCGAACTGCGCGCCGGTCTGTTCCCGCACCGAGTTCAATACGTCTGCCATCGTGGAATTGTTGGCCAGGATGCTGAGCTGCCCGTTGCGGTAGCTCACCGTGGGACGCGTGGGCGGAAGCTGCTGGGGCGTGAGTGGACGCGGCGGCGGGATCCGTTCGACCTGAACCGGCTGCTTGCTCCTCTCTTTTCCTTTGGCTGAGCGCTTGGCGACGGAGGCATTGGTCACCGATTCCCTGGTCGCGGGCACGCGCGTGGTCGCGATCGGGGCGGGTGCTTGGTTCACCCTTGGGCTGCTCACGCTTGCGTCAGCGGATGGTGCCGGCGCGGGCGTGGCGGAAGCGGTGCGCACGGGTCTTGGTCCAGACTGCGGCCCAGAGTGCGGCCCAGACTGCGCGGCGGCGGCCTTCGCCGGGTCGACTGGACGCCAGGCAGGATCGGTCTGGCCATGTAGCAGACACATTGGCGCCAGGCACACGCCGGTGGCGAGCGCGAAAGCCAAAAGGCGAGCCGGTTTGTGCCACCGAGGCATATATAGTCAGTTAGATGCGTTCCGGTCTGGCCGCATCAGGTGTGATTGTACGCGTCTCGCGCTGCACCGCGGGCGCCGTACGGGTGGGCGCGCAACCTTAGTCCCATCGGCGGAGAGGGCGCAGGCACGCATCTTTACAGGCGCTGACCGGCATCTATACCAGAGTAGCTTCTCGTTTCGATGAGCAGTCCCTGATTCTGGAAACCCAGTATCTGGAAAGCAATGACTATGAGACGCATCCTGCAGGTCGTCGTTCTTCTTGTTTGCATCGCTTTCGCCATCGCCCCCGCGAGCGCCGAGAATTGCCTGACCACCGGCGACATGGACGCTGCCACCAAGAGCGCCATCGAGTCCACGGCGCGCCAGTTCTACGGCTACACCGCCGCGGGCGACGTCTCCTCGCTGCGCATGAGCGCGATCCCCAGCTTGCAGGGGAACTTCGGCGGCATCGAGCGCAGCGCGCTGGCCAGCAAAGACGCCTTAGCCGGCTCGCAGCCGAACATCTATTCCACCTACATGCTCGACGCCACCGGCGGTCCGGCGACTATCGACCGCGCCATGTTCATGTGCGGCGTCTACAACTCGGCCGACCGCATCCAGTTCTCCATCCCCAACCTGCCGGCGGCGAGGTACGCGCTGGTGATCATGGAAGCGAATGGACAGAAGGGCCCGTACTGGCTCTCACTGATCTTGCAGCAAATGAACGGCGGGCAGCAGATGGCGAGCGGCTGGAAGCTGGCGGGCTTTTATCCCAAGCGGCGTCGCGTGGGCTCGAACGGACCGGGCTGGTACCTCACCCATGCGCGCGATTATCGCGCCAAGGGCGAGATGCACAACGCCTACTTTTATTACGTTACCGCGCGCGATCTCGCGCTGCCGGTCTCGTTCATGATCACGCGTCCGGTGGAAAAGCTGGATAGCGAGGCGCAGCCCATCGTCCCGCGCGACCTGCCGGGTGATTCTCCGATGACCCTCGCGGCCGGCGGCAAGAACTACCAGATCACGCAGATCTTCCCGGTGCAGGTGGGCGACGGCATGAACCTGGTGATCAAGTACAAAGCGCTCACCGACGTGAATGACGCGCGCAGCAGCTTTGCCAACAACATGGAGCTGATCAAGGCGTTCGCGCAGCGCTACCCGGAATATCGGACGGCGTTCACCGGCTACGTGGCGCGGGCGGTCGATGCTTCGACCGGTGCGGATTACGGCACCGTGCTCAACATGAGCGAAGTGAAGTAAGCCTGCGCTGTTGCTCGTAACATTGTTTGGAAGCGGCCGCCGCGAGGCGGCCGTTTTCTATTTGCAGCCCGTGTCGAAGCAAGGAGCTAGCTCTCTTCGCCCGCCTCAGCTTTCTTTACTTCCTTCAGCGCCGGCTGGGCGCGCTCGAAGCGGCAGTCTTTCGGCTTCTTGTCCGCGCGCAGCCCCTCATAGACGGGAGCACGCAGCTTGCCCTCGTGCGTCCACTCGATGAACTTGATCTCGGCGACCAGTTCGGGCTTGACCCAGTGGTTCTTGCGCAGCGTGTCGACGCGTCCGTAGAAGGGGTTGGCCGGGGTCTCGAGTGCTTTCAGCTTCTTCCACATCGCGGCGTGCGATTGCTCGGTGAAGCCGGAGCCGGCCTGCCCCACGTGGATGAGTCGCTGCTTCTCATCGTACAAACCGAGGATGATGGAGCCGAAGTGCTCGCGCGAGCCCTTCGGGTCGGTGTATCCGCCGATGACGCACTCGATGCGCTGCGTGATCTTGATCTTCAGCCAGTCGCGCGTCCGCTTCTGGATGTAATGACTGGTGCGCCGCTTCGCGAGGATGCCTTCGAGCGACTTCTGCTGTGCCAGACGGAAGAGCGCGTTGCCTTGTCCGATGACGTGGTCGGAGTAGTGCAGACGCTCGTGCTTGCCGATGATCGTCCGCAACATCTCTTTGCGCCGTTCGAGATCGACCTTCATGAGGCTGTAACCCTCGAGCCAGATGAGGTCGAAGGCGTAGAAGACGATGGGAACGTCGCGGCGCGCGATGCCGATGCGGCCGGGACGGCCGGTGTCCATGCCGGTGCGTTGCTGCATGAGCGAGAACGAGGGGCGGCCTTCGGCGTCGAGCGCGACGATCTCGCCATCGAGCACTGCCTGCTTCGCCTTCACCCCCTCGGCAAGCGCGGCGGCGACCTCAGGGAAGCCGGCGGTGAAATCGTTGTGGTTGCGCGAGACCAGGCGGACGCGATCTTTTTTTTGGCCGGCGCCATTTTTTCCGGCATCGAGATAGGCGATGGCGCGGTAGCCGTCCCACTTGATCTCGAAAAGCCATTGGTCATCGTCAAAGGGCGCGTCGACGAGCGTGGCGAGCATGGGCGTGACCGCGCGCGGCATGGGCGCTCGCTCGGCGCCCTTCAACTGCTTGACCGCCGAGCTCGCGGAGACTGCCGAGGAACCTTTTCTTGGGCCCGCGAAGCGACTGTCATCCTCCGCGCTGGATTTTGAAGACTTCTTCGCACCGCGCGCGGAAGGGACCTTTTTCTTTGCCTTCGACTTCTCTGCGGTCTCTGCGCGCTCCGCGGTCGAACGCTTTTTACGGTCGGCGGCGGCGATGGAATCCGCCAGCCACGCGTTCTTGCCACCGTGCGTGGAGGATGCCGGCGCGGACTTGCGGCTACTCTGCCACTCCTTCGCGCGCGCATCGCCGGC
Proteins encoded in this window:
- the ligD gene encoding non-homologous end-joining DNA ligase, whose translation is MALEEYKKKRRFEATPEPPPKLGQRDSHRFVVQKHHASRLHYDFRLEMDGVLKSWAVPKGPSLDPEDKRLAMMVEDHPVSYFDFEGIIPEGNYGAGSVQVWDVGTWEPLGDPHAMLAKGDLKFRLHGKKLKGDFVLARMRSRRPGSKGNEWLLIKHRGAGDVSGFDAGDPKLDWSVLSKRSLAAIAGDARAKEWQSSRKSAPASSTHGGKNAWLADSIAAADRKKRSTAERAETAEKSKAKKKVPSARGAKKSSKSSAEDDSRFAGPRKGSSAVSASSAVKQLKGAERAPMPRAVTPMLATLVDAPFDDDQWLFEIKWDGYRAIAYLDAGKNGAGQKKDRVRLVSRNHNDFTAGFPEVAAALAEGVKAKQAVLDGEIVALDAEGRPSFSLMQQRTGMDTGRPGRIGIARRDVPIVFYAFDLIWLEGYSLMKVDLERRKEMLRTIIGKHERLHYSDHVIGQGNALFRLAQQKSLEGILAKRRTSHYIQKRTRDWLKIKITQRIECVIGGYTDPKGSREHFGSIILGLYDEKQRLIHVGQAGSGFTEQSHAAMWKKLKALETPANPFYGRVDTLRKNHWVKPELVAEIKFIEWTHEGKLRAPVYEGLRADKKPKDCRFERAQPALKEVKKAEAGEES